One Leptolyngbya sp. SIO1E4 genomic window, CAGCGCCTCTGCGATCGGATTTTATGGGTCTAGCGAAACAGCAACCTTTGATGAGACCAGCCAGCCTACAGAAGAAAATTTTCTGTCCCAGGTGTGTCAGGCTTGGGAAGCTGCAGCCCGTCAGGTTGAAGCTGTCGGTGAAGTGCGGTTAGTGATTCCTCGCATTGGCATTGTGTTGGGTAATGGCGGTGCCCTGGGGCGCATGTTGACGCCTTTTCGATTATTTGCAGGTGGCCCGATTGGCAGTGGGCGTCAATGGTTTTCCTGGATTCATATTGACGATCTTGTCGCACTGATCGTTAAAGCGGTGAATGACCCCACCATGCAGGGGGTTTACAATGCCACGGCCCCTAACCCTGTGCGGATGACCCAAGCCTGCGAAGCCTTAGGCGCCGCGTTGAATCGTCCGTCTTGGTTGCCCGTGCCAGATTTTGTCATTGAAGCCTTGCTGGGAGATGGGGCGATCGTCGTCTTAGAGGGGCAAAAAGTTTTGCCCAAACATCCCCAAGCAGATGGAGTTACCTATCAATACCCCACGATTGAGCAAGCCATGAAAGCGGTTGTGACGGCACTGTAAAAATCTGGGTGAATGGCGTTAAGGCATTCCTCGGGGTCATTGCCTGTAAGGGTACGCTGGGCTGTTTCCAAAAGATGCCCTGGTTACTTGGATTAAGGCTAAAGCGCTTCTTAAGGTGTGGAGGTTGCTTACCCTGCTTCTTGCAGGATTGATAGAGGGTTGAGGGCCTCCCCAAGAAAGCCTTTGTTCATGACCCCTACAACTATTGCCCAGGTGGAATTTGCATTATTTTGAAGGGGCTGCTAACTTTGCTTAACAATTCATTGCAAGATCGGTGCATTTCCTGAGAACTTGCTAACGTCTAGGCAAGATTACAGGATTCTCAGACTATATCTAGCGGTTTACCCGTGCGAATAAGGCATGACTGACACAAAAGCCCTGACTTTAGACCCTCAAGCCTCTGCTCAAGCAGAGCCCGATCAGATGGTAGAGGTCTATGCTGACCGTCTGATGGATGAACTCTTTGATGGGGTTGAGCGTGCCCTAGACGGAGACCTGGATGGGCTGGAAGCGGCTCCGGCACCCAAAACGGAGACGGTTGCTGAGTCTGAGCTCACGCTTAGTTTTAGTGAAGGGGGGCTGCCGGCAGTCTTGTTGTCTGAAGAAACGGAGCGTGCGCCAGTTCATTTACCCGATGACCTGGCTGCTGCCCCTGCGCCAACGGATGCGACCGGCCAACCCACTAAGAAGGGATGGCGGCGCTATTGGACGGTTAATCGTGTCTTGCTTGGAGCTGCAGCGCTCTCGCTATTGGCAACTGTGGCGCTATGGCTACATCAACGTCAGCAGGTTTCTGTCACGACATCTTCCCCTGCGACCACGCCTGCGGATGCGACTACTCCCAGTGCCAATGCAGAATTCCTGGAATATGTCCGGCGTTCTTTAGAGGTGGTGGCTCAGCAGGGGAGCGATGTGGCTTCCACCTCAAATTTGGGTGTACCGGAGGTGCCAGTTGCCCTTAATAGCGGGGCACTGGGGCTTCCTCCTATTGGCAACAATACTTTACCGCCTGCGCCCATGATGAATAACGTTCCGCTTGCCAATGGTGGCTCTGTGAATGTAATCGAGCGCGTGTATATTCCTTACCAAGCCACTCAGGCACCGACAGCAACGGCTGCTCCCCCCCCTGCGGCGAGTACGGCGACGCCTCCTACGGTTGCCTCTGCTCCCGTACACTCGCTAGTGGGCGTCTTGGAACTCGGCGATCGCTCCGCTGCTTTATTCGAAATTGATGGAGTTGCCCAACGAGTCTACATTGGTGAACGAGTTGGCAGTAGCGGTTGGTCTCTAGTATCCGTAAGTAATGAGGAAGCGGTCGTCCGACGTAATGGAGAAGTTCGCTCCATTTATATTGGCCAACGGTTTTAAGATCTGTTGCCCTAGCGCTAAAGGCTCATTGAAGCAAGAAAAGATTGGTTGAGCCAAAATTTCGGAAGACAAGCGGCGACACGGCCTTTTCCTGCTGGATTTCACAGTCTCGGGGCTGAACCCCATATTCTTCGAATTGCTAGCGTTTAAATTCTGATGTCAGAGACCATTTCTCACCTTCAGTCGGTATTCCATTAGCTATTATTGGGGTGGTGTTAGGAGTCGAGCTGAATGGGCTTATTTGAAGACCTGAGCCGTTTTCTAGAAAGTCGCCTAGACGAATTCCTAAAAGCCAATCCCCATCTAGAGTTGATGGCATTGGAAGATCAACTGCGTGGACAGGAAGCGGATGCCATCGATCTGCTAGGGGATCTCAAACGGCGGGAAAAGCAGTTAGAGGATGGCATTTTGTCTACGGCGCAGGAGATTCAGCGCTGGCACACGCGTATTCAGAAGGCCAAAGCTTCTAACCGACAGGATTTAGTCACTGCTGCCGAAGAGCGGGAGGCGGCTTTGTTGCGGCAAGGCAACCATGTATGGGGGCAAATGCAAGGTGTTAAGGAGCAGATTGAGCAAACGCGCCAGCTACAGCGTCAAATCCATGAAAAGCGCCGCGAGTTGAAAACTAAAATTGCAGCAGCAGAAACTGCCCGCGCCACTGCTCAGGCAGCGTCAACCGTCAATAATCAGCAAACTGCTGGCTGGAATCAAAGCCCCTATCGCAGTTTTAGTTCCCCCATTGATCCTTTAGAAGAAACGTTTCAACGGTGGGAAACAGAGGAAGAATTAGAAGCGTTGAAGCGGCAAATGGGACGATAAGACCGTAACTGGTGAACCTGGTTTGGGTAACATAGGTTACATAGTGCCCTCCTTTTGATTGAATCATCAACTTTTAATAGATGCGAGTCGTGTCCTCCTATGCTCTACGGAGTAAGGCGATCGCCGTTAAGGTTGAGGCAACGATAGTGCCTGATTCATCTACGTGTTTCTTGTGTATTTTGATGCTGCCGTCCTGTGTTTACTGTGGCTGTTCCTTCATCCCAAGAATCTCAAATCTGGCACGGTCAGGCGAGTGCTCTCTACAATGCCGGACATTTCCAGGCTGCTGCTGAAAAATATGAGCGTCTGCTGGTGGCAGATGCAACTGATCTCAAAGCCTGGGTTTACCATGGCTATGCACTGTGTGAGCTTAGGCGTTATGAAGCTGCCCTTGACAGTTTTCGGCAGGCAATTCAGCTCGCGCCTGAACATGCTTTAGCCTGGCATGGTCAAGGAATTGCCCAGGCTAAGCAGGCTCAGTATGCTGATGCGCTCAAAAGTTTCGATCGCACCCTTACGCTCAAT contains:
- a CDS encoding TIGR04376 family protein; translation: MGLFEDLSRFLESRLDEFLKANPHLELMALEDQLRGQEADAIDLLGDLKRREKQLEDGILSTAQEIQRWHTRIQKAKASNRQDLVTAAEEREAALLRQGNHVWGQMQGVKEQIEQTRQLQRQIHEKRRELKTKIAAAETARATAQAASTVNNQQTAGWNQSPYRSFSSPIDPLEETFQRWETEEELEALKRQMGR
- a CDS encoding TIGR01777 family protein — encoded protein: MKIAITGGTGFVGSRLAERLHREGHDLVILTRDAARARRIFPDAVFPRVTLVEYTPLTSGSWQGEIAGCDAVVNLAGAAISERWTPTHKKAILASRKVGTEKLVEAIAEADPKPKVLVSASAIGFYGSSETATFDETSQPTEENFLSQVCQAWEAAARQVEAVGEVRLVIPRIGIVLGNGGALGRMLTPFRLFAGGPIGSGRQWFSWIHIDDLVALIVKAVNDPTMQGVYNATAPNPVRMTQACEALGAALNRPSWLPVPDFVIEALLGDGAIVVLEGQKVLPKHPQADGVTYQYPTIEQAMKAVVTAL